In Terriglobales bacterium, one genomic interval encodes:
- a CDS encoding efflux RND transporter periplasmic adaptor subunit: MAKRIFLTLGVAVVVIAALGYFKTRQIQAAVKANSFQPPPTAITTVVARQETWPTTLSVVGTMVAIHGVTVSADLPGTVDKINFDSGRPVQQGEILVQLDTRQERAQLAAVEAQRDLAKINYARYEELQRQGVISKQDYDKAMADQKQTEANVGEIRATIERKTIRAPFSGVLGIRQANLGQYLAAGSAIVPLQSLNPIYVNFS, encoded by the coding sequence ATGGCGAAACGGATCTTTCTGACGTTGGGTGTGGCAGTGGTGGTTATCGCTGCTCTCGGCTATTTTAAGACACGACAAATTCAAGCGGCGGTGAAGGCTAACTCATTCCAGCCACCTCCAACAGCGATCACGACCGTTGTCGCTCGGCAGGAGACGTGGCCGACAACGCTGAGCGTAGTGGGAACGATGGTTGCCATCCATGGAGTCACGGTGAGCGCGGACCTGCCTGGCACGGTCGACAAAATCAACTTCGATTCCGGCAGGCCGGTGCAACAGGGAGAGATCCTCGTACAGCTCGACACGCGGCAGGAGCGCGCCCAGTTAGCAGCCGTGGAGGCGCAGCGCGATCTGGCCAAGATCAACTACGCCCGTTATGAAGAACTGCAAAGACAAGGCGTTATCTCCAAACAGGATTACGACAAGGCAATGGCAGACCAGAAGCAGACCGAAGCAAATGTTGGCGAGATCCGTGCGACCATCGAGCGGAAGACCATCCGGGCGCCATTCTCGGGGGTCCTGGGCATCCGCCAGGCGAATCTCGGGCAATATCTGGCTGCCGGTAGTGCAATCGTCCCCCTTCAGTCATTGAATCCGATCTACGTTAACTTCAGCG
- a CDS encoding TonB-dependent receptor, protein MRRRILLLVLSVLILSACTIAWGQTTSATLTGHVVDNSGAVVTGAQVVAISTETNVRYPGTTNGEGIYLLVNLKPGNYHIEVSKQGFSTSIKPDVVLHVQDVVAINFTLSPGSVAQTITVESGAPLLNTESSTMGTVIDSAKVLELPLNGRNFVQLAQLTPGVQAGTPGSITVRRGRGSLGQNDPGGAIGMSANGSRDTANRFYIDGVELMDYDAMTYPFSPSIDSLAEFKVETSTYSAESGGAPGGQVSIVTKSGGEHFHGTLWEFNRNDAFSQTYDALAHVDSKPPRLNRNQFGINVGGPVYLPKLYDGRGKTFFFFNWESGRLVQGSVPETKLVPTVAQRAGDFTGFTDSQGNPVVLKDKLNGCITANKITCPLSPQALAFLAFEPLPNASVVTNGVLVSDYNTPRGKSSPYQNNYDARIDRAFSPKDIVYGRYLFNDTFEASLPVWGHDTRNNLGRDQNVAFSYVHTFAPALINEARFGWNRFAEHEIFATTNDPNFDVANKMGLAGVSALPANFGPPDITISGGGSAGTWDTYNLQRQIGPRDRSNTIYQFGDTFSWQRGAHLLKFGAEIDRRNVTFEQARTPRGQFRFDGSYTGSALADFMLGYVRQAILNPVHTSTDLSDYWQAYFVNDQWKVLPQLTVNLGLRYDYFQPYTEAHDRYVNVQQTGLSLSPTAVAFTPHGTANSLPSPFGRALIAPDRKNFGPRIGVAWQPGGFLGKDFVIRAGYGIYYTPDISNIFFSMVEGFQATGVNITGSPTPTGKVLFSDRFDQVASTLGPFPFAPSVDPHLKSSYVQQWNLDLQHKIPGNILVDVGYVGSKGTRLDVTLPDINRPIQLVNPKSVPPPAPVNTRRPNQSFLRPVQGEMSIGNSIYHALQVKLERRTSHGLLFLTAYTYSKTISGPSDIGGAVGGGFFIGAPQDNFNLRADRSVSGFDQTHRFVETVIYDLPFFRHTSGITGSLLGGWQLGTIVSLQSGFPTMIDFGQDTTGTGLSSRADLLPGQNGNLSSGRTFQHWFNTSAFAAPANGRFGTSPRTDAIRMPGSENVDFSVNKQFRFQESRRFEVRGDIFNLFNHFNPTFISASANQSVVGASPNLKVGTPNFGKIGNGVNGIFQTRVIQVGAKLYF, encoded by the coding sequence ATGCGACGTCGAATACTTCTATTAGTCCTAAGTGTATTGATCCTCAGTGCGTGCACTATTGCCTGGGGGCAAACTACAAGCGCAACCCTTACTGGCCACGTTGTTGACAACTCAGGTGCAGTCGTCACCGGAGCCCAGGTCGTAGCCATCAGCACCGAGACGAACGTCCGATATCCTGGTACGACCAATGGTGAAGGGATCTACCTTCTGGTAAATCTAAAACCGGGGAACTATCACATCGAGGTCTCGAAGCAAGGCTTCAGTACAAGCATCAAGCCCGATGTGGTTTTGCATGTACAGGATGTGGTGGCGATCAACTTTACTCTCTCCCCTGGGTCGGTTGCACAGACCATTACGGTAGAATCCGGCGCCCCGTTGTTGAACACCGAATCCTCAACCATGGGCACGGTGATTGACTCTGCCAAAGTTCTCGAGTTGCCCTTGAATGGACGTAACTTTGTGCAGTTGGCGCAGCTCACTCCGGGCGTGCAGGCGGGTACGCCGGGATCGATCACGGTACGTAGAGGACGAGGGTCTTTGGGACAGAATGATCCTGGTGGCGCCATCGGCATGTCGGCGAATGGCTCAAGGGACACGGCGAACCGTTTTTACATTGATGGCGTGGAACTAATGGACTACGACGCCATGACCTATCCTTTTTCGCCTTCGATCGATTCCCTGGCGGAGTTCAAAGTCGAAACCAGCACCTACTCCGCCGAATCCGGGGGCGCTCCGGGCGGCCAGGTTAGCATCGTTACCAAGAGTGGTGGTGAACACTTCCACGGCACACTTTGGGAGTTCAATCGCAACGATGCATTCAGCCAAACCTACGATGCGCTCGCGCACGTTGACAGCAAGCCGCCGCGGCTGAACCGCAATCAATTTGGAATCAACGTGGGTGGTCCCGTGTATCTGCCCAAGCTGTATGACGGCCGAGGTAAGACCTTCTTTTTCTTCAACTGGGAATCAGGACGGCTAGTTCAGGGATCGGTGCCCGAGACAAAACTTGTTCCCACTGTTGCGCAACGAGCCGGCGATTTTACCGGCTTTACGGATTCGCAGGGTAACCCGGTGGTTTTGAAGGATAAGCTCAACGGCTGCATTACGGCCAACAAGATCACGTGCCCGCTGAGCCCTCAGGCGCTCGCGTTCCTGGCTTTTGAACCACTCCCGAATGCGTCCGTGGTCACCAACGGAGTTCTTGTCAGCGATTACAATACACCGCGGGGAAAATCCAGTCCCTATCAGAACAACTACGATGCACGAATTGACCGCGCTTTTTCCCCTAAAGATATTGTCTACGGTAGATATCTTTTCAATGACACCTTTGAGGCCAGCTTGCCCGTTTGGGGACACGACACGCGGAACAATCTGGGACGAGACCAGAATGTCGCCTTCAGCTACGTGCATACTTTCGCGCCAGCCTTGATCAACGAGGCACGCTTTGGCTGGAACCGGTTTGCCGAGCACGAAATCTTCGCCACCACCAATGATCCCAATTTCGACGTGGCCAACAAGATGGGGTTGGCAGGTGTTTCAGCACTTCCGGCTAACTTTGGCCCTCCCGACATCACTATTAGTGGTGGTGGCTCAGCCGGTACATGGGATACCTACAACCTGCAGCGGCAGATCGGGCCGCGGGACAGGTCCAATACAATTTATCAATTCGGCGACACATTCTCCTGGCAACGCGGCGCCCACCTTCTGAAGTTTGGCGCCGAGATTGATCGCCGGAACGTCACTTTTGAGCAAGCCAGGACGCCACGAGGACAGTTCAGGTTCGATGGAAGCTATACCGGATCAGCGTTGGCTGATTTCATGCTGGGCTATGTGCGACAGGCCATCCTTAACCCGGTGCACACCTCCACCGATCTGAGCGACTACTGGCAGGCTTATTTCGTGAACGATCAGTGGAAGGTTTTACCACAACTCACGGTGAACCTCGGCCTGCGCTATGATTATTTCCAGCCTTACACTGAAGCCCACGACCGGTATGTGAACGTTCAGCAGACCGGTTTGTCGCTATCGCCGACAGCGGTGGCGTTTACTCCCCATGGGACGGCAAATTCATTGCCCTCACCGTTTGGCCGCGCTTTGATCGCGCCTGATCGAAAAAACTTTGGCCCACGAATTGGCGTCGCCTGGCAACCTGGCGGCTTTTTGGGGAAAGACTTTGTAATACGTGCTGGCTACGGAATCTACTACACTCCCGATATCTCTAATATCTTCTTCAGCATGGTAGAAGGCTTTCAGGCGACAGGGGTCAACATCACCGGAAGCCCTACACCAACGGGTAAAGTTCTCTTCAGCGATCGTTTTGACCAGGTTGCCAGTACCCTGGGTCCCTTTCCCTTCGCGCCAAGCGTTGACCCGCATTTGAAGTCCAGTTACGTCCAGCAGTGGAACCTGGACCTGCAGCATAAGATTCCCGGCAACATTCTGGTGGATGTCGGCTATGTAGGATCGAAGGGAACGCGGCTTGACGTAACCCTGCCCGATATCAATCGGCCGATCCAACTGGTAAATCCGAAGAGTGTGCCGCCCCCTGCTCCGGTAAATACTCGCCGTCCAAACCAGAGTTTCTTGCGGCCGGTGCAGGGTGAGATGTCCATCGGCAACTCGATCTATCACGCTCTGCAGGTGAAGCTGGAAAGACGCACGTCTCACGGGTTGTTGTTCCTGACTGCATACACGTACTCCAAGACGATCTCCGGTCCTAGCGACATCGGGGGTGCCGTTGGTGGTGGCTTCTTTATTGGCGCTCCGCAAGACAATTTCAATTTGCGGGCAGATCGGTCCGTATCTGGTTTCGACCAGACCCACCGTTTTGTTGAGACCGTCATCTACGATTTGCCTTTCTTCAGGCACACTTCGGGAATCACAGGCTCTTTGTTAGGAGGATGGCAACTCGGCACCATCGTATCGTTGCAGAGTGGTTTCCCAACCATGATCGATTTTGGACAGGACACCACGGGAACCGGGCTCAGTTCACGAGCGGACCTTCTTCCCGGCCAGAACGGCAATTTGTCGAGCGGGCGGACCTTCCAGCACTGGTTTAATACCAGTGCATTTGCCGCGCCAGCGAACGGCCGCTTTGGAACTTCGCCGCGCACAGACGCAATTCGCATGCCTGGTTCGGAAAACGTCGACTTCTCGGTGAACAAGCAGTTCCGTTTTCAAGAGTCGCGGCGCTTCGAGGTTCGCGGAGATATCTTCAACCTCTTTAATCATTTCAATCCCACCTTCATCTCCGCCTCGGCCAACCAAAGCGTGGTCGGAGCATCGCCCAATCTTAAGGTCGGTACTCCAAATTTCGGCAAGATCGGCAATGGAGTCAATGGGATCTTTCAGACGCGCGTCATTCAGGTCGGCGCAAAGCTGTACTTCTAG
- a CDS encoding carbohydrate-binding protein, translated as MKLVLFRINLGMMISLMLWPGLLQAQTVSVVRTNGDQSALLQAEPSIPFSSQADLPLSIHVDDSLRYQKMDGFGASFTDSSAWLVGTKLTAGQQDALMRNLFTSAGAGLNFLRQPMGATDLALTEYSYDDLPAGQTDPDLLQFSIDHDKTYIIPVLQKALAFNPRMRVMALPWSPPAWMKTNGSMRSGGFNPKYYDSLAQYFVKFIEAYRENGIPTHFVAAQNEPFFAGTGYPTEFLTAAQEAEFIGKHLGPALDELGERDWEHRHRDGRREEEELKPQILGWEHNWDIQSYAETLLNDPDASRYLAGISFHCYAGDRDVAQGAIQELFPDKGIWFTECTGITTAPNFHDNLGFNMHNLLIGAVREGSRSVILWNMVLDQNDGPTNGNGCHTCRGVATVDWSTTPATVRYEVEYYALGQSSKFVVPGAHRIDSNIVGPIENVAYQNPDGSIVLVAYNSSHADTTFSVNWRGKVFTYTLSDGSVATFKWEAATGPDFAVAANPPTRTIPAGKATNFQLTVNRFHHFRHDVHLSASGLPNGASARFEDDDEDGSEPVLRIRTSQSTFPGTYPITITASHHAVFRSAVVQLKVGPQESPFGSTFWPIPGRVEAENFDIGGEGIAYHDIDFFNDIEGGTYRPIEAVDIENSSDTGGGFDVGFTQPGGWMRYSVNVATSGLYTVAARVASQGSGGLFHVEVDNDAENDFDVDRGDRDDEDRDRDDEGHRRDDAVRVRATGVMHVPNTGGFQKWVTITSPVVRLSAGEHILMIVFDSKANRGGMGNFNWIDVEPVIAGASTPFLGPPAAIPGKIEAENFDIGGQNVAYYNEATTNQGGKYRPAERIGIETTSDVDGGFDVGFTSTSEWLNYTVNVAAPGTYTLHVRVASQPSGGTFHFALNGRDISGPIALPTTGGFQNWQTIDVPDVHLPGGVQVLQLIMDGPGSSGSVGNFNWFSFD; from the coding sequence ATGAAGTTGGTCCTGTTTCGAATCAATCTGGGAATGATGATCAGCCTAATGCTATGGCCCGGTTTGCTCCAGGCACAGACTGTAAGTGTTGTGCGAACGAATGGAGATCAATCGGCTCTTTTGCAGGCTGAGCCCTCGATCCCTTTCAGCTCGCAGGCCGATCTCCCGCTTTCCATTCACGTGGATGATAGCCTGCGTTATCAAAAGATGGATGGCTTCGGCGCCTCCTTTACCGATTCGTCTGCATGGCTGGTAGGAACAAAGCTGACTGCTGGGCAGCAAGATGCCTTGATGCGAAACCTGTTTACCAGTGCGGGCGCCGGGCTGAATTTTTTGCGGCAACCAATGGGAGCCACCGATCTCGCGCTCACGGAATACAGTTATGACGATTTGCCGGCTGGCCAGACCGATCCCGATCTGCTTCAGTTTTCTATCGATCACGACAAAACATACATTATTCCCGTTTTGCAGAAGGCCCTGGCGTTTAATCCGCGCATGCGCGTGATGGCGTTACCGTGGAGTCCTCCGGCATGGATGAAGACAAATGGCTCGATGCGCAGCGGCGGATTTAATCCCAAGTACTATGATTCGCTGGCGCAATATTTCGTCAAGTTCATCGAAGCATATCGCGAGAACGGTATCCCGACCCATTTTGTGGCGGCTCAGAATGAACCTTTTTTTGCCGGAACCGGTTATCCCACAGAGTTTCTTACGGCTGCGCAGGAAGCAGAATTTATCGGGAAGCATCTGGGGCCTGCTCTGGATGAACTCGGAGAAAGAGATTGGGAACATCGGCATCGAGATGGCAGAAGAGAAGAGGAAGAGCTAAAACCGCAGATTCTCGGTTGGGAACACAATTGGGACATTCAGTCGTATGCGGAAACTCTACTGAATGATCCTGATGCCTCACGCTATCTCGCCGGCATTTCCTTCCACTGCTATGCGGGAGACAGAGATGTTGCGCAGGGGGCGATTCAGGAGCTTTTTCCGGACAAGGGCATCTGGTTTACGGAATGCACCGGCATCACCACCGCTCCAAATTTTCATGACAACCTCGGTTTCAATATGCACAACCTGTTGATCGGGGCCGTACGGGAAGGCTCCCGAAGCGTAATTCTGTGGAACATGGTTCTGGACCAGAACGACGGACCTACCAACGGTAATGGTTGCCACACGTGCCGGGGTGTAGCGACCGTTGACTGGTCAACGACGCCGGCTACGGTACGGTATGAAGTCGAATACTATGCGCTGGGGCAGTCGTCCAAATTTGTTGTCCCCGGCGCACATCGAATCGATTCGAATATCGTGGGACCAATTGAAAACGTTGCGTACCAGAATCCCGATGGTTCGATTGTGCTCGTGGCGTATAACTCCAGCCACGCTGATACCACATTCAGTGTGAACTGGCGCGGAAAGGTTTTTACATACACGTTGTCCGATGGTTCGGTCGCCACCTTTAAGTGGGAAGCCGCCACCGGTCCAGATTTCGCAGTCGCCGCAAATCCGCCCACGCGGACAATCCCCGCCGGTAAGGCGACAAATTTCCAATTGACCGTGAATCGCTTTCACCATTTCCGTCATGACGTCCATCTCTCGGCGAGCGGCTTGCCGAATGGCGCCTCCGCTCGTTTTGAAGATGATGACGAAGATGGAAGCGAACCTGTTTTAAGAATCCGGACATCCCAAAGCACGTTTCCAGGGACCTATCCCATTACGATTACAGCAAGTCATCATGCAGTGTTTCGTTCCGCGGTCGTGCAATTAAAAGTAGGTCCGCAAGAATCCCCGTTCGGTAGCACATTCTGGCCAATCCCAGGCCGCGTGGAGGCAGAGAACTTCGATATCGGTGGTGAAGGGATCGCTTATCATGACATTGATTTTTTTAATGACATTGAGGGCGGGACCTATCGCCCGATTGAAGCCGTAGATATAGAAAATTCGTCCGATACCGGAGGAGGTTTTGACGTTGGATTCACCCAGCCTGGCGGCTGGATGCGCTACTCCGTCAACGTTGCCACCTCAGGACTCTACACGGTAGCCGCTCGAGTGGCCTCGCAAGGCTCCGGCGGACTGTTCCATGTAGAAGTGGACAACGACGCGGAAAATGATTTTGACGTAGATCGCGGTGATCGGGATGACGAGGACCGTGATCGCGACGACGAGGGTCATAGACGAGATGATGCAGTTCGTGTCCGTGCAACTGGAGTAATGCATGTTCCCAACACTGGCGGATTTCAAAAATGGGTCACTATTACTTCGCCGGTTGTGCGTCTCAGCGCTGGAGAACATATTCTCATGATTGTGTTCGATAGCAAAGCAAATCGCGGCGGCATGGGAAACTTCAACTGGATCGACGTGGAGCCGGTGATTGCTGGCGCATCCACGCCGTTCCTTGGCCCCCCCGCAGCCATTCCCGGCAAGATCGAGGCGGAGAACTTTGATATTGGGGGGCAAAATGTCGCGTACTACAACGAAGCAACGACCAATCAGGGCGGAAAGTATCGTCCTGCGGAGAGAATCGGCATCGAGACAACCAGCGATGTCGACGGCGGCTTCGACGTTGGGTTCACTTCCACCAGTGAATGGCTGAACTATACGGTCAATGTTGCTGCTCCTGGCACGTATACGCTGCACGTTCGCGTAGCTTCACAGCCTTCAGGCGGAACTTTCCACTTCGCTTTGAACGGCCGCGATATCAGCGGCCCAATCGCACTGCCCACAACCGGAGGATTTCAGAACTGGCAGACTATCGATGTACCTGATGTGCATTTACCTGGCGGTGTCCAGGTGCTGCAACTGATCATGGATGGTCCTGGCTCTTCCGGGTCGGTTGGGAACTTCAATTGGTTTTCTTTCGACTGA